Proteins encoded within one genomic window of Oncorhynchus keta strain PuntledgeMale-10-30-2019 chromosome 12, Oket_V2, whole genome shotgun sequence:
- the LOC127906270 gene encoding ADP-ribosylation factor-like protein 9, with product MAQNSLRHYSTNLSPLQCVLGYQPVLVPWHQSQTAAPVVEDWVRRSRETWEAAHGYLKRAEGRQKASADRHRSEARCTYRGTGPVVAGPLQEDEVREVPPPPLDIGGCLRMQFGPYWTRGVRCSDGILLCLHVEQEEGGQRQVLVLGLDGAGKSSMLQGLTATDGDKRGHCRPTRGFNFMSLSAPARQLDFLEIGGAEDLRMYWAEYLGKMHGLVYVVDSSDRPRLPQAKVELHRLLRLHSQLPVVVLGNKQDKPDALSVSEHHEALSLEAVADKRRLFLLAAQLGSDGLIVSRNLQAFQDLLLQLV from the exons atggcccagaactcactccgCCATTACTCTACAAACCTGTCGCCCTTGCAATGTGTGTTGGGCTATCAGCCGGTCCTAGTaccatggcatcagagccagactgcGGCTCCTGTGGTGGAGGATTGGGTGAGACGCTCAAGGGAAACCTGGGAGGCCGCCCACGGGTACCTTAAACGGGCCGAAGGGCGGCAGAAGGCCAGTGCCGACCGCCACCGCAGCGAGGCCCGGTGTACAtaccgggggaccgg gccggtggtggctggtccgcttCAAGAAGATGAGGTGCgggaggtccctccgccccccCTGGACATCGGGGGGTGCCTGCGTATGCAGTTTGGTCCATACTGGACTCGAGGCGTCAG GTGTTCTGATGGCATCCTGCTGTGTCTGCATGTTGAGCAGGAGGAGGGTGGACAGCGCCAGGTGCTAGTCCTTGGCCTAGACGGAGCTGGGAAGAGCAGTATGCTTCAGGGGTTGACAGCTACAGACGGAGACAAGAGAGGGCACTGCCGTCCCACCAGGGGTTTCAACTTTATGAGCCTCAGTGCCCCTGCCCGTCAGCTGGATTTCCTAGAAA TTGGAGGGGCTGAGGATTTGCGTATGTACTGGGCAGAGTACCTGGGGAAGATGCATGGCCTGGTGTACGTGGTTGACTCCTCTGATAGACCACGTCTCCCACAGGCCAAGGTTGAGCTGCATCGCCTCCTCAGACTGCACTCACaacttcctgtggtggtcctgggGAACAAACAG GACAAGCCAGACGCATTGAGTGTGTCAGAGCACCATGAGGCCCTGTCTCTGGAGGCGGTGGCCGACAAGAGGAGGCTGTTCCTACTGGCTGCCCAGCTAGGCTCAGATGGCCTGATTGTCTCCCGTAATCTGCAGGCCTTCCAGGACTTGCTCCTACAGCTCGTCTGA